The following coding sequences are from one Arcobacter nitrofigilis DSM 7299 window:
- a CDS encoding MarR family winged helix-turn-helix transcriptional regulator, whose amino-acid sequence MLEENKDEILKLENQLCFPLYACSKEVVRIYKPFLDKLDLTYTQYLTMMVMWEHKEINSKLLGNYLYLDSGTLTPLLKKLEVKGYITRTRAQEDERNLVVRLTLEGEKLKDDAIKVPEELGRSLQMDKDDVKNLYTLLYKVLGKISELNYKAK is encoded by the coding sequence ATGCTAGAAGAAAACAAAGATGAAATTTTAAAACTTGAAAATCAACTCTGTTTTCCTTTGTATGCTTGTTCAAAAGAAGTTGTAAGAATTTATAAGCCTTTTTTGGACAAGCTTGATTTAACCTATACTCAATATCTTACAATGATGGTTATGTGGGAACACAAAGAAATAAATAGCAAATTATTGGGTAACTATTTGTATTTGGATTCTGGAACATTAACTCCTTTATTGAAAAAACTAGAGGTCAAGGGATATATTACTAGGACACGTGCACAAGAAGATGAAAGAAATTTAGTTGTACGACTCACTTTAGAAGGTGAAAAGCTAAAAGACGATGCCATTAAAGTTCCAGAGGAGCTTGGACGTTCTTTGCAGATGGATAAAGACGATGTAAAAAATCTTTATACATTATTGTATAAGGTATTGGGGAAAATTAGTGAACTAAATTATAAGGCTAAATAG
- a CDS encoding glutathione peroxidase, translating into MSIYDFKVKDAYGNIVNLDKYKGKVLLIINSATECGFTSQYEGLQLLYEKLKGEKFEIIDFPCNQFGNQAPGTNAEIASFCNSRFGIQFPIFGKIDVNGNNAEPLFSYLVGQKGFEGFDAKHPLSKGLDEMLAKVDPNYKNDPSIKWNFTKFLIDKNGNVVTRFEPTVDIEVIEEQINALL; encoded by the coding sequence ATGTCAATTTACGATTTTAAAGTTAAAGACGCTTACGGTAATATTGTCAATTTAGATAAATATAAAGGGAAGGTTTTGTTAATTATTAATTCTGCAACTGAGTGCGGATTTACTTCTCAATATGAAGGGTTACAACTATTATATGAAAAATTAAAAGGTGAAAAATTTGAAATAATTGATTTTCCTTGCAATCAGTTTGGTAATCAAGCGCCAGGAACCAATGCAGAAATAGCAAGCTTTTGTAATTCAAGATTTGGAATTCAATTTCCAATTTTTGGGAAAATTGATGTTAATGGTAATAATGCTGAACCTCTATTCTCATACTTAGTTGGGCAAAAAGGATTTGAAGGATTTGATGCAAAACATCCCCTATCAAAGGGATTGGATGAAATGCTAGCTAAAGTTGATCCTAACTATAAAAATGATCCATCTATCAAATGGAATTTTACAAAGTTTTTAATTGACAAAAATGGAAATGTTGTAACACGATTCGAACCAACTGTTGACATTGAAGTCATTGAAGAACAAATCAATGCACTCCTATAA
- a CDS encoding HvfX family Cu-binding RiPP maturation protein — translation MFTKIYNQVFGLFENLQSIFLLLARLVLAYGFYDPAMRKWADIGSIAQWFGSIGIPFPMVNAYLAATTEIVGVILLTLGLFTRLISIPLIVVMLVAIFTVHIGNGFGAGDNGFEIPLYYILFLGIFLTHGAGKISLDNFIFKK, via the coding sequence ATGTTTACAAAAATCTACAATCAAGTCTTTGGACTTTTTGAGAATTTACAATCTATCTTTTTGCTTTTGGCTAGATTGGTGCTTGCTTATGGATTTTATGATCCTGCAATGAGAAAGTGGGCAGATATTGGAAGTATAGCCCAATGGTTTGGCTCAATTGGGATACCTTTTCCAATGGTAAATGCGTATTTAGCAGCAACTACAGAAATAGTAGGAGTGATTTTATTAACTCTTGGACTATTTACTAGATTAATATCTATTCCTTTAATAGTTGTAATGCTTGTTGCCATCTTTACGGTACATATAGGAAATGGATTTGGAGCTGGAGATAATGGATTTGAAATACCTTTATATTATATATTATTCCTAGGAATTTTTCTTACCCATGGAGCTGGGAAAATTTCACTTGATAATTTTATATTTAAAAAATAA
- a CDS encoding NUDIX hydrolase: MNKNGFKRLITNLPEIPGVMGRDRFFNSAVLIPFVKIKGEYFILFQKRAKGIKQGGDICFPGGGYEEGIDKNFKQTALRETEEELGISRKDIKIIGQLDTMVATFGTIIEPFIGLIKKKAIKNMKIDKNEVENTYLIPLDYFKQIEPEIYNLRTEVKPYHIDEDGNKEVYFPVDELGLPEAYQKPWGNKKHKVYVYKYKKKVIWGLTAVILNDLLRRY, translated from the coding sequence ATGAATAAAAATGGATTTAAAAGACTTATAACAAATTTACCTGAAATTCCTGGAGTGATGGGTAGAGATAGATTTTTTAATAGTGCAGTTTTGATACCTTTTGTAAAAATCAAAGGGGAATATTTTATTCTTTTTCAAAAAAGAGCTAAAGGAATAAAACAAGGTGGCGATATCTGTTTTCCTGGTGGTGGATATGAAGAAGGTATTGATAAAAATTTTAAACAAACAGCACTAAGAGAGACAGAAGAAGAGTTGGGAATCTCTAGAAAAGATATAAAAATCATCGGTCAACTAGATACCATGGTAGCTACTTTTGGAACTATTATTGAGCCTTTTATTGGGCTTATAAAGAAAAAAGCTATAAAAAATATGAAAATAGATAAAAACGAAGTTGAAAATACTTATTTGATTCCCTTGGATTATTTTAAACAAATTGAACCGGAAATTTATAACCTAAGAACAGAAGTAAAACCATATCATATAGACGAAGATGGTAATAAAGAGGTTTATTTCCCTGTTGATGAACTTGGACTTCCTGAAGCTTATCAAAAACCTTGGGGAAATAAAAAACATAAAGTATATGTTTATAAGTACAAGAAAAAAGTTATTTGGGGTTTGACAGCGGTTATTTTAAATGACCTATTAAGAAGATACTAA
- the bioA gene encoding adenosylmethionine--8-amino-7-oxononanoate transaminase produces the protein MNWLEIDEKHVWHPYNSLPSKTKLLPVKRTDKTFIFLNDGTKLIDGMSSWWSAIHGYNHPKLNDAIKKQVDIMPHVMFGGIAHENAAILSKQLVDLTGLNSVFLCDSGSVSVEVALKTAILYQKAKGKEKFKFLALNNAYHGDTLGAMSVCDQKNSMHTVYGSYLPQHIFTQEPELGFDSDCTASMKQLEKKLEKHHDELAGFILEPIVQGAGGMRIYNPAYLQKARELCTKYDILLIADEIATGFGHTGKMFACEHANIKPDIITLGKGLTGGYMTMAAMLTTKEVSDTISNSEIGVLMHGPTFMANPLACSVAIASIDLLLETPWEKRVSNIEDIFLEELKELKELSIVKDVRNIGAIGIIELHDDSYAQEIQDYCVKNGVWIRPFGRLIYSIVSYTIKEDDLRKVAKTMVEAIRSIKR, from the coding sequence TTGAATTGGTTAGAAATAGATGAAAAGCATGTTTGGCACCCTTATAATTCACTTCCATCAAAAACAAAACTTTTACCTGTAAAAAGAACTGATAAGACTTTTATATTTTTAAATGATGGTACAAAATTAATAGATGGAATGAGTTCTTGGTGGAGTGCTATTCATGGATATAATCACCCAAAATTAAATGATGCAATAAAAAAACAAGTTGATATTATGCCACATGTTATGTTTGGTGGAATTGCTCATGAAAATGCAGCAATTCTTTCAAAACAATTGGTCGATTTGACAGGTTTAAATTCTGTTTTTTTATGTGACAGTGGTTCAGTCTCTGTTGAAGTTGCCCTAAAAACTGCAATACTTTATCAAAAAGCAAAAGGTAAAGAGAAATTTAAATTTTTGGCTTTAAATAATGCTTATCATGGTGATACCTTAGGTGCAATGAGTGTCTGTGATCAAAAAAATTCTATGCATACTGTTTATGGCTCATATTTACCCCAACATATTTTTACTCAAGAGCCTGAACTTGGCTTTGATAGTGATTGTACAGCTTCTATGAAACAATTGGAAAAAAAACTTGAAAAACACCATGATGAACTTGCTGGATTTATACTTGAACCAATCGTTCAAGGGGCAGGTGGAATGAGAATATATAATCCTGCTTATTTACAAAAAGCAAGAGAATTATGCACAAAATATGATATCTTACTTATAGCTGATGAAATTGCTACAGGCTTTGGACATACTGGAAAAATGTTTGCATGTGAACATGCAAATATCAAACCAGACATAATAACTTTAGGAAAAGGTTTGACTGGTGGTTATATGACAATGGCAGCAATGCTTACAACAAAAGAAGTAAGTGATACTATATCAAATAGCGAAATTGGTGTACTTATGCATGGACCAACTTTTATGGCTAATCCTTTAGCTTGTAGTGTTGCAATTGCATCTATTGACTTACTTTTAGAAACACCTTGGGAAAAAAGAGTTTCAAATATTGAAGATATATTTTTAGAAGAATTAAAAGAGTTAAAAGAGTTATCTATAGTAAAAGATGTGAGAAATATAGGAGCAATTGGAATAATTGAACTTCATGATGATAGTTATGCCCAAGAGATACAAGATTATTGTGTGAAAAATGGAGTTTGGATAAGACCTTTTGGTAGACTTATTTATTCTATAGTTTCTTATACAATAAAAGAAGATGATTTAAGAAAAGTTGCTAAAACTATGGTTGAAGCAATAAGAAGTATAAAGAGATAA
- a CDS encoding ABC transporter substrate-binding protein: MKLLLLIIVLIISFESLSAKELNKVSLQLSWFDQFQFAGYYIAKEKGYYKNLGLDVEIKPFNFGIHAPNEVDEGRADFGIGRETLILDRAEGKKIVALYALFQSTPLILITTNKNINKIEDFVNKKIMTTDDDSSEVSIKAMISSKKVKMSQLHFLKHTHNINDLINKKTDIISAYISKSPFELNERGIQYKIFDPKDYGFDMYSDFLFTSENMINNHFATVIAFKKASLEGWKYAYSHIEETATLISHKYNSQHLTKKALIFEGEELKKLSYHGVEKLGKIKEDKVQRIYDLYNVMGLIPNKIDTKKFVYYTQDSKKIFLTKEESAYLKENNKFKMCIIPNIKPYSYFEKNEFKGFIADYFKIIKERTGIEIEVIKDDKFKNYVNLFKNKKCDIFASLEKTKERETYANFTKPYVNIPFVLITKQDFPFVDSLSGLKNKKIGINSSYNISKRIKAKYSNVQFVGVENLDEGIEKVLNNKIDGHLDLLYTTLYKLYDNDNSKLKISNKLGIDSDLGIAIRKDDKILFDIINKAVNDIDGARIDALIKSWVTIEYKKSTDFTYLWITLFIAGLIFLALMYRHKILKQMNKSLNDIVNSKTEELVQINKELEERIKAEVEENLRKDHLLQRQTKLASMGEMLENIAHQWRQPLSVISMGASGIKLKKELDVLDDKFMFTTLDSILKSSSFLSQTIDDFKYFFKPSKGKNKFSLDACFEKSLNVLNLKFGSENIQIIKNIKKAEIVGYESELVHVFINILNNAKDAFCEAKVDKKFIFVDIIKTKTKITIKIKDNAGGIKPSIIDNIFDPYFTTKHKSQGTGIGLYMSHQIISKHMNGQIEVSNTTYQYKNEEFKGALFTITFYDE; the protein is encoded by the coding sequence TTGAAATTACTATTGCTAATTATAGTATTAATTATTTCTTTTGAATCTTTAAGTGCTAAAGAATTAAATAAAGTAAGCTTACAGTTATCATGGTTTGACCAATTTCAGTTTGCAGGATATTATATTGCAAAAGAAAAAGGCTACTATAAAAACTTAGGTTTGGATGTAGAAATCAAACCCTTCAATTTTGGAATTCATGCTCCCAATGAAGTAGATGAGGGTAGAGCTGACTTTGGAATTGGAAGAGAAACTTTAATATTAGATAGAGCAGAAGGCAAAAAGATAGTTGCTCTTTATGCTTTATTTCAATCTACACCTTTAATTTTAATAACTACAAATAAAAATATAAACAAAATAGAAGATTTTGTAAATAAAAAGATTATGACTACAGATGATGATTCTAGTGAAGTCTCTATCAAAGCTATGATTAGCTCAAAAAAAGTGAAAATGAGTCAGCTGCATTTTTTAAAACATACACATAACATAAATGATTTAATCAATAAAAAAACAGATATTATCTCAGCATATATTTCAAAATCACCATTTGAGCTTAATGAAAGAGGAATTCAATACAAAATATTTGATCCAAAAGATTACGGGTTTGATATGTATAGTGATTTTTTATTTACTAGTGAAAATATGATAAATAATCATTTTGCCACAGTAATAGCTTTTAAAAAAGCTTCTTTAGAAGGTTGGAAATATGCATATTCTCATATAGAAGAAACAGCAACTTTAATATCTCACAAATATAATTCACAGCACCTTACAAAAAAAGCTTTAATATTTGAAGGTGAAGAATTAAAAAAACTTTCATATCATGGGGTAGAAAAATTAGGTAAAATTAAAGAAGACAAAGTACAAAGAATTTATGATTTGTATAATGTGATGGGATTAATACCAAATAAAATCGATACAAAAAAATTCGTTTATTACACACAAGATAGTAAAAAGATATTTTTGACTAAAGAAGAAAGTGCATATTTAAAAGAAAATAATAAATTTAAAATGTGTATTATTCCAAATATTAAGCCCTATAGTTATTTTGAAAAGAATGAATTCAAAGGTTTTATTGCAGATTATTTTAAGATAATAAAAGAAAGAACAGGTATAGAAATTGAAGTAATAAAAGATGATAAGTTTAAAAACTATGTTAATTTATTCAAAAATAAAAAATGCGATATCTTTGCTTCTTTGGAAAAAACAAAAGAGAGAGAAACTTATGCAAATTTTACAAAACCATATGTGAATATTCCTTTTGTGCTAATTACAAAACAAGACTTTCCTTTTGTGGATAGTTTAAGTGGATTAAAAAATAAAAAGATAGGAATAAATAGTAGTTATAACATAAGTAAACGAATCAAAGCAAAATATTCTAATGTGCAATTTGTGGGCGTAGAAAATTTAGATGAAGGTATTGAAAAAGTTTTAAATAATAAAATTGATGGTCACCTTGATTTGTTATATACTACTTTATATAAACTCTATGATAATGATAATTCAAAATTGAAGATTTCAAATAAACTTGGCATTGATTCAGATTTAGGTATTGCAATCAGAAAGGATGATAAAATTCTTTTTGATATTATAAATAAGGCAGTTAATGATATTGATGGTGCAAGAATAGATGCACTTATTAAATCATGGGTAACAATTGAGTACAAAAAAAGTACTGATTTTACATATCTTTGGATAACACTTTTTATAGCAGGGTTAATCTTTTTAGCTTTAATGTATAGGCATAAAATCTTAAAACAGATGAATAAGTCATTAAATGATATAGTAAATTCAAAAACAGAAGAGTTAGTACAAATTAATAAAGAACTTGAAGAGAGAATAAAAGCTGAAGTTGAAGAAAATCTTAGAAAAGACCATCTTTTACAAAGACAAACAAAATTGGCTTCTATGGGAGAAATGTTAGAAAATATTGCCCATCAATGGAGACAACCTCTATCTGTAATAAGTATGGGTGCAAGTGGAATTAAACTAAAAAAAGAGTTAGATGTTTTAGATGATAAATTTATGTTTACAACTTTAGACTCAATACTAAAGTCATCTTCTTTTTTATCACAAACAATTGATGATTTTAAGTATTTTTTCAAACCTAGTAAAGGTAAAAATAAATTCTCATTAGATGCTTGTTTTGAAAAAAGTCTAAACGTCTTAAATTTAAAATTTGGCAGTGAAAATATACAGATAATTAAAAATATTAAAAAAGCAGAAATAGTAGGATATGAGTCAGAATTGGTACATGTATTTATAAATATTTTAAATAATGCAAAAGATGCTTTTTGTGAGGCTAAAGTAGATAAAAAATTTATTTTTGTAGATATAATAAAAACAAAAACAAAAATCACCATAAAAATAAAAGATAATGCAGGGGGAATTAAGCCTTCAATTATTGATAATATATTTGATCCATATTTTACAACAAAACACAAAAGTCAAGGTACGGGTATTGGCTTATATATGAGTCATCAAATCATCTCAAAGCATATGAATGGACAAATAGAAGTATCAAATACTACATATCAATACAAAAATGAAGAATTTAAGGGGGCCTTATTTACAATTACTTTTTATGATGAATAA
- a CDS encoding MFS transporter — protein sequence MQATKSVFIAISSLFFSIGFLAIGYGMIMTFIGLFLKEHGTSDMVIGLINAAFFLGAMASSIFSQKIITNIGHIRSFVTFASIMVITFLLHSMFLNEFFWALLRLICGFAYYGLLIILESWLNEKSSNEQRGQILAIYTTVFYLSNAIGQLLLNIDEDLDHIIFSIGAVLVLFSVVFIAMTKIKEPILKPFERYSFPKLYNVVPLALTGSFISGFLVGGFFTMIPLYVIKIFESKEVLSFFMAFTILGGLISQWPIGRLSDIYGRRKLISATGFFTAIVSVLFIVLPSNDILIYFLGVLLGASIFCIYPLSLSRANDVIDENKDIVEISRALLFAYGTGSFIAPIIIGLGFNYFGYQTLFIIFAVLGVYLSLYSLSKKRVADDDMSVFVNVPLTSSSVMPEIDPRQDQDWVDEQQKVV from the coding sequence ATGCAAGCAACAAAATCAGTTTTTATAGCTATATCTTCCTTATTCTTTTCAATTGGATTTTTAGCCATTGGATATGGGATGATTATGACTTTTATAGGTCTTTTCCTGAAAGAACATGGAACCTCTGATATGGTTATTGGTTTAATTAATGCTGCATTTTTCTTAGGTGCTATGGCATCTTCTATTTTCAGTCAAAAAATTATTACAAATATTGGGCATATAAGAAGTTTCGTAACTTTTGCATCTATTATGGTTATTACTTTTTTACTTCATTCTATGTTTTTAAATGAGTTCTTTTGGGCTCTTCTTCGACTTATATGTGGATTTGCATATTATGGTTTATTGATTATCTTGGAAAGTTGGTTAAATGAAAAAAGTTCTAATGAACAAAGAGGACAAATATTAGCTATCTATACGACTGTTTTTTATCTTTCAAATGCTATTGGTCAATTGTTATTAAATATTGATGAAGACTTAGATCATATAATTTTTTCAATAGGTGCAGTTTTGGTACTTTTTTCTGTTGTTTTTATAGCAATGACAAAGATTAAAGAGCCTATTCTTAAACCATTTGAAAGATATAGTTTCCCAAAACTTTATAATGTAGTTCCTTTAGCTTTAACAGGGAGTTTTATAAGTGGTTTTCTTGTTGGTGGATTTTTTACAATGATTCCTTTATATGTTATAAAAATCTTTGAATCAAAAGAAGTTTTATCTTTTTTTATGGCATTTACTATTTTAGGTGGATTGATTTCACAATGGCCAATAGGGAGATTATCAGATATTTATGGTAGACGAAAACTTATCTCAGCGACTGGATTTTTCACAGCTATTGTTTCGGTATTATTTATTGTATTGCCTTCAAATGATATATTAATATACTTTTTAGGGGTTTTGTTAGGCGCTAGTATCTTTTGTATTTATCCTTTAAGTCTATCTCGTGCTAATGATGTTATTGATGAAAATAAAGATATTGTAGAGATTTCTAGAGCTTTACTTTTTGCATATGGAACAGGATCTTTTATTGCACCAATTATTATAGGACTTGGATTTAATTATTTTGGATATCAAACATTATTTATAATATTTGCAGTTTTAGGAGTTTATTTATCACTTTATTCATTATCTAAAAAACGAGTAGCTGATGATGATATGAGTGTTTTCGTAAATGTACCACTTACTTCAAGTTCTGTTATGCCAGAGATTGACCCAAGACAAGATCAAGATTGGGTTGATGAACAACAAAAAGTAGTTTAG
- a CDS encoding methyl-accepting chemotaxis protein — protein MNLGKRLSILIISISLIALVISFIVLNYYKSGIKNNVYENTKANLITKMDDKIAGRLEVGITNAIAFANDKNIIEALKTNNRNLAISELKGIDNKFSTEANFKQLKIHIHTADIKSFLRAWKPKKFGDDLSGFRHTISKVKETKKSLTTIEIGNIGIFLVAITPVIENGTYFGSLEILQRFNIIINQFKKDKENILVLLDDKFESTAKLMKNKVRIANYVLSQSKYDKDFLSAARKIDFSTLLKEGYILDDKYFYTFKTIKDFEGKNIGITLISEDKKVVDNIIDDTSSIINIALLIIVLLILILTTTILTSLKKVVLNPLNDFQQGLLEFFRFLNKETKSSQLININTNDEIGVMTKVVNQNIENTKTLMEEDAKLIEDVKRVVSLVGQGKLNQRIEKSTKDENLTELKDIFNNMLDVTSKNVCEDINKINVVFESFEKLDFRARVENDEGAISKGINNLADIISQILVENKSNGLVLEQSSHKLIKNVNTLNQNSNEAASALEETAAALEEITGNISSNTNNIIEMSNLASSVTTSASKGEELASITTKAMNEIDLEVNAINEAITVIDQIAFQTNILSLNAAVESATAGEAGKGFAVVAAEVRNLATRSADAAKEIKNLVLKATEKANDGKKISEDMISGYITLKDNISKTIQLIKNVEMASKEQLAGIEQINDAVNSLDHQTQQNAMIASETHDIARETDNLAKLIVNDTNSKEFTGKDETKVKTD, from the coding sequence ATGAATTTAGGGAAAAGATTATCAATTTTAATAATAAGTATTTCATTGATTGCTTTAGTAATAAGTTTTATTGTATTAAATTATTATAAGTCAGGGATAAAAAATAATGTATATGAAAATACTAAAGCTAATCTAATAACAAAGATGGATGATAAAATAGCTGGACGATTAGAAGTTGGGATTACAAATGCTATTGCCTTTGCAAATGATAAAAATATTATTGAAGCATTAAAGACCAACAATAGAAATTTGGCTATTAGTGAATTAAAGGGAATAGATAATAAGTTTAGTACTGAAGCAAATTTTAAACAACTTAAAATTCATATTCATACAGCAGATATAAAATCTTTTCTAAGAGCTTGGAAACCAAAAAAATTTGGTGATGATTTAAGTGGTTTTAGACATACAATTAGTAAAGTGAAAGAGACAAAAAAATCACTTACAACCATTGAAATTGGTAATATAGGAATATTTTTAGTAGCAATTACTCCTGTAATAGAAAATGGCACATACTTTGGTTCTTTGGAAATTTTACAACGTTTTAATATTATTATTAATCAATTTAAAAAAGATAAAGAAAACATTTTAGTATTGTTGGATGATAAATTTGAATCAACTGCAAAATTGATGAAAAACAAAGTTAGAATAGCTAATTATGTATTAAGTCAGTCTAAATATGATAAAGATTTTCTAAGTGCAGCTCGAAAAATAGATTTTTCAACGCTTTTAAAAGAGGGTTATATTTTAGATGATAAATATTTTTATACATTTAAAACTATCAAAGATTTTGAAGGTAAAAATATTGGAATTACCCTTATAAGTGAAGATAAAAAAGTTGTTGATAATATTATTGATGATACTTCAAGTATTATTAATATAGCTTTATTGATAATCGTATTATTGATTTTAATCTTAACAACTACGATTTTAACAAGTTTGAAAAAAGTCGTTTTAAACCCTTTAAATGATTTTCAACAAGGTTTATTAGAATTTTTTAGATTTCTTAATAAAGAGACAAAAAGTTCACAGTTAATTAATATAAATACAAATGATGAAATTGGGGTTATGACAAAAGTTGTAAATCAAAATATTGAAAATACTAAAACACTTATGGAAGAAGATGCCAAATTAATTGAAGATGTTAAGAGAGTTGTCTCTTTGGTTGGACAAGGGAAATTAAATCAAAGAATAGAAAAATCAACAAAAGATGAAAATCTAACTGAGCTTAAAGATATTTTCAATAATATGCTTGATGTTACAAGCAAAAATGTTTGTGAAGATATTAATAAGATTAATGTAGTTTTTGAAAGTTTTGAAAAACTAGATTTTAGAGCAAGAGTAGAAAATGATGAAGGGGCTATTTCTAAAGGAATAAATAATCTTGCAGATATAATTAGCCAAATATTAGTTGAAAATAAATCAAATGGTTTAGTTTTAGAGCAAAGTTCTCATAAATTGATTAAAAATGTTAATACTCTAAATCAAAACTCAAATGAAGCAGCTTCAGCTTTAGAAGAAACAGCTGCCGCTTTAGAAGAGATTACAGGAAATATTTCAAGTAATACTAATAATATTATTGAAATGTCAAATCTGGCTTCAAGTGTTACAACTTCTGCTTCAAAAGGTGAAGAGTTGGCTTCTATCACAACAAAAGCTATGAATGAAATAGATTTAGAAGTAAATGCCATTAATGAGGCTATAACTGTTATTGATCAAATCGCATTTCAAACTAATATTCTTAGTCTTAATGCTGCTGTTGAATCAGCAACGGCAGGAGAAGCTGGAAAAGGTTTTGCAGTTGTTGCTGCTGAAGTACGAAATCTTGCAACTAGAAGTGCGGATGCTGCAAAAGAGATTAAAAACCTTGTTTTAAAAGCAACAGAAAAAGCCAATGATGGGAAAAAAATATCAGAAGATATGATAAGTGGTTATATAACACTTAAAGATAATATTTCTAAAACAATACAATTAATTAAAAATGTAGAAATGGCCTCTAAAGAACAACTTGCGGGAATTGAACAGATTAATGATGCAGTTAATTCTTTAGATCATCAAACCCAACAAAATGCGATGATAGCCTCTGAAACGCATGATATAGCAAGAGAGACTGATAATCTTGCTAAACTTATAGTAAATGATACAAATTCAAAAGAGTTTACAGGAAAAGATGAAACAAAAGTAAAAACTGACTAA
- a CDS encoding NAD(P)/FAD-dependent oxidoreductase yields MKKILILGGGFAGVDAATHLRKLNYDVTLVSNRDYFYIYPTSIWIPTHEIGFKDTCIDLNELQKAHGFNLIIDGVNKISKENNSVTLQSGKIINDYDYLIIAIGASKMKPKGVENTFSICGAPEQSLAIRDALDDLVKKGSGKIAMGFGGNPKDTSAVRGGPGFELLFNVHNMLKKKGIRDKFELTFFAPMAEPGKRMGPNALKMMATMFSKLKIKQHFGKKITHFEKDGVVFEDESKLDADLVMFIPAGDGHEIIKESDLSTNDAGFIKTDDYSCVLNEDGSLSNIYAIGDVASLEGYDWRAKQGHVAEVMAKNAAHNIHQREQNKTNFKGYNEHLNILCVMDTGNGAAFVYRDEKKAFMLPMPIFGHWLKKAWGVYCRNTKLGKIPRIPGM; encoded by the coding sequence ATGAAAAAAATTCTTATACTTGGAGGTGGTTTTGCAGGTGTAGATGCTGCAACTCACCTTAGAAAATTGAATTATGATGTTACTTTAGTAAGCAATAGAGATTATTTCTATATCTATCCAACTTCTATTTGGATTCCAACCCATGAAATTGGATTTAAAGATACTTGCATTGATTTAAATGAATTGCAAAAAGCACATGGCTTTAATCTTATTATTGATGGCGTAAATAAAATATCTAAAGAGAACAATAGTGTTACACTGCAAAGTGGAAAAATTATCAATGATTATGATTATCTAATTATTGCAATTGGAGCTTCAAAGATGAAACCAAAGGGAGTAGAAAATACTTTTTCTATTTGTGGGGCGCCAGAGCAATCACTAGCTATTAGAGATGCCTTAGATGATCTTGTAAAAAAAGGAAGTGGTAAAATAGCAATGGGCTTTGGAGGTAATCCAAAAGATACATCTGCTGTACGGGGAGGACCAGGGTTTGAGCTACTCTTTAATGTACACAATATGCTTAAGAAGAAAGGAATACGAGACAAATTTGAACTAACATTTTTCGCACCCATGGCAGAACCTGGAAAACGTATGGGTCCAAATGCACTTAAAATGATGGCTACTATGTTTAGTAAACTAAAAATCAAACAACACTTTGGCAAAAAAATTACCCATTTTGAAAAAGATGGTGTAGTATTTGAAGATGAAAGTAAACTTGATGCCGATTTAGTAATGTTTATACCAGCAGGTGATGGTCATGAGATTATTAAAGAATCTGATCTTTCTACAAATGATGCTGGATTTATCAAAACAGATGATTACTCTTGTGTTTTAAATGAAGATGGAAGTTTAAGTAATATTTATGCCATTGGTGATGTAGCTTCCCTAGAAGGTTATGATTGGAGAGCAAAACAAGGCCATGTAGCAGAAGTCATGGCAAAAAATGCTGCACATAATATACACCAAAGAGAACAAAATAAAACTAACTTTAAAGGTTACAATGAACACTTAAATATACTTTGTGTAATGGATACAGGAAATGGAGCGGCTTTTGTTTATAGAGATGAAAAAAAAGCATTTATGCTTCCTATGCCTATATTTGGTCACTGGCTTAAAAAAGCTTGGGGAGTATATTGTCGAAATACTAAGCTTGGTAAAATACCTAGAATACCTGGAATGTAA